A stretch of DNA from Candidatus Limnocylindrales bacterium:
GTCAGAGAGAGACTCCTACGTAAACGGACGACGCATCGGGCATATTCTGGATCCTCGCACAGGTCGTCCCGCCGATTTCACAGGTTCCGTAACCGTGTGGCACGAACAGGCTCTGGTCGCCGATATCCTTTCCACAGCTCTTTACGTCATGGGACCTAAAGAAGGACTCCCCTGGGCTGAGGCCAGGAATTTAGCCGTCTGTTTTTTTACGATCCAAAATGGAAAAGTTGAGATTCAGGCCAGTCAGGCTTTTAAACAGCGTTTTCAACTAAATAAGATTAATCTACATTTTATAAAGTAGGAGTGAGTTTGAAATCTGCCCCTATATAAGGACCGCACCCTTATCCTCTGGAGATATAATTTCCTTCGGCAGACAAGATAAGTAGAAAATCCCCCAAAAGAAAATAAAGCTTTACTTAAATCTGGAAGGTACTTCAAAAACACACCGGCTTAGCTTTTAAGGAGGAGTTGTTTTAAGATAATCCCCCCGTACATAACCAACGACTCCGTTGGGAAGCCGTACTTTATACCAGGTAGCCTTAGGATCCTGATTTTTGGATGCGTTTTTTTTAGACTCTTCATCTTCCAACAACTGAACTTTTTCACCTTTTAGGAGGGTGGCTACGATTCTAGAATTAGTTCCTCGACCTTCCCGAACATTCAGATGTCCTGATCTGATGTTTACATAAGCTTCTCCAATGACCTTTTCATCCCCAGATATCGGTTGCCCGGTTTGACCGGGAGAACTGGGTTGCCCGGGTTGAGATTTAGCTACATCTGTAGGACTTGTTCGCCTTAGAAGAGCACTGTTAATATAACCCACCTCGCCGTTGGGAAGTTGAACCTTATACCAGTTATCGGATTTTTCTAACACCTGGAGCTTTTCTCCTTGATTCACCGTACCAATTACTTTATTGGCTTCCCCTTTACCTGCAAAAACCGTTAACTGACCTGAAGGTGTATCGACCCGAATCTCTTCTAAAACTTTTTCTTTATGCCGAAAAAAGAAAAACCAGACAGTAATCCACAAGAAAATAAAAAGGAGCAGGGCAATCACTATAGCAAGTCCACGTCGTGTTAACATAATTCATTCAAGTTCTTTCGACTATCGATATAAGGGAATTTAAAATATCCTTCCCATCTCATTTTCGTAAGTATTATATTGTAAT
This window harbors:
- a CDS encoding SH3 domain-containing protein — encoded protein: MLTRRGLAIVIALLLFIFLWITVWFFFFRHKEKVLEEIRVDTPSGQLTVFAGKGEANKVIGTVNQGEKLQVLEKSDNWYKVQLPNGEVGYINSALLRRTSPTDVAKSQPGQPSSPGQTGQPISGDEKVIGEAYVNIRSGHLNVREGRGTNSRIVATLLKGEKVQLLEDEESKKNASKNQDPKATWYKVRLPNGVVGYVRGDYLKTTPP